A genomic segment from Blastococcus sp. PRF04-17 encodes:
- the dcd gene encoding dCTP deaminase yields the protein MLLSDRDITAAIAEGRLGIEPYDKALVQPSSIDVRLDRFFRVFNNARYTHIDPAQQQDDLTTLVEPEGDEPFVLHPGEFVLGSTLEVVSIPDDLAARLEGKSSLGRLGLLTHSTAGFVDPGFSGHITLELSNVANLPITLWPGMKIGQLCLFRLTGPAEHPYGSAVYGSRYQDQRGPTPSRSFRNFTRAETRRPS from the coding sequence ATGCTGCTGAGCGACCGCGACATCACGGCCGCGATCGCCGAGGGCCGCCTCGGCATCGAGCCCTACGACAAGGCGCTCGTGCAGCCCTCGAGCATCGACGTCCGGCTCGACCGGTTCTTCCGGGTCTTCAACAACGCCCGGTACACCCACATCGACCCGGCCCAGCAGCAGGACGACCTCACCACCCTTGTCGAGCCCGAGGGCGACGAGCCGTTCGTCCTGCACCCGGGGGAGTTCGTGCTGGGTTCGACCCTCGAGGTCGTGTCGATCCCCGACGACCTGGCCGCCCGGCTCGAGGGCAAGAGCTCGCTCGGCCGGCTGGGCCTGCTCACCCACTCCACCGCCGGCTTCGTCGACCCGGGGTTCTCCGGTCACATCACGCTGGAGCTGTCGAACGTCGCGAACCTGCCGATCACGCTGTGGCCGGGCATGAAGATCGGCCAGCTCTGCCTGTTCCGGCTGACCGGCCCGGCCGAGCACCCGTACGGGTCGGCGGTGTACGGCTCGCGCTACCAGGACCAGCGGGGCCCGACGCCGTCCCGGTCGTTCCGCAATTTCACCCGGGCGGAGACGCGTCGTCCGTCCTGA
- a CDS encoding MFS transporter, giving the protein MTRTAEPAAATPGTHGRGLLLIGVAIVLTALNLRTAVNSVGPVLEEIEQGLDLSSSLAGVITALPVLCFAALGFAGPPLSARYRDSHVLFGALAAMAAGLVLRGVAGAFWLFLLGTVIAMTGGALGNVLLPSLVKRYFPHRTGLLVGAYSTAMSVGGAVVAVVAQPIADAAGSEGWRWALAVWAVPALVAAVVWLAVPARPGGSPVGQPTVRVRALLRSRTAVALALFFGIQAMEAYVIAGWTAQYLRDAGLSAAAAGLFLAVALVMIVPVNAVVPALTVRVRLQRPLLVFFLVCYLVGWLGLWISPRSATLLWTGLLGVAMGTFAMILTLIGLRARTPETTAALSTTTQGFGYLIAAAGPLLVGVLRGSTGSYTGMFVLVLVGVVLMAVTGWLCTHQRFVDDEVPGRTSARRCGEEVVEVAGAEAPVVAHLRTDDASPPG; this is encoded by the coding sequence GTGACCCGCACCGCCGAACCGGCAGCAGCGACCCCTGGCACCCACGGCCGGGGGCTGCTCCTCATCGGCGTCGCGATCGTCCTGACCGCCCTGAACCTGCGCACGGCGGTCAACAGCGTCGGGCCGGTGCTCGAGGAGATCGAGCAAGGGCTGGACCTCTCCAGCAGCCTCGCCGGAGTGATCACCGCGCTGCCGGTCCTGTGCTTCGCGGCCCTGGGCTTCGCCGGTCCGCCGCTGTCGGCGCGGTACCGGGATTCGCACGTCCTGTTCGGTGCGCTGGCCGCGATGGCGGCCGGCCTCGTTCTCCGTGGGGTGGCCGGGGCCTTCTGGCTGTTCCTCCTCGGCACGGTGATCGCCATGACCGGCGGAGCGCTCGGCAACGTGCTGCTGCCCAGCCTGGTCAAGCGGTACTTCCCGCACCGCACCGGCCTGCTCGTGGGCGCCTACAGCACGGCCATGAGCGTCGGTGGCGCCGTCGTCGCCGTCGTCGCCCAGCCGATCGCCGACGCCGCGGGAAGCGAGGGTTGGCGGTGGGCGCTCGCCGTCTGGGCGGTGCCCGCGCTCGTCGCCGCGGTCGTGTGGCTGGCCGTGCCGGCCCGGCCCGGTGGCTCGCCCGTCGGACAGCCGACCGTCCGGGTCCGCGCACTGCTGCGGAGCCGCACGGCCGTCGCCCTGGCCCTCTTCTTCGGGATCCAGGCCATGGAGGCCTACGTCATCGCCGGCTGGACGGCCCAGTACCTGCGGGACGCGGGACTCAGCGCGGCCGCTGCCGGCCTCTTCCTCGCCGTCGCGCTGGTGATGATCGTGCCGGTCAACGCCGTCGTGCCGGCACTGACCGTCCGGGTCCGGCTGCAGCGGCCGCTGCTCGTCTTCTTCCTGGTCTGCTACCTGGTCGGCTGGCTGGGCCTGTGGATCAGCCCGCGGTCGGCGACGTTGCTCTGGACGGGCCTGCTCGGGGTGGCCATGGGCACGTTCGCCATGATCCTGACCCTCATCGGGCTGCGTGCACGCACGCCGGAGACCACGGCCGCCCTCTCGACGACGACCCAGGGCTTCGGTTACCTGATCGCCGCTGCCGGACCGCTGCTCGTCGGCGTCCTCCGCGGCAGCACCGGCAGCTACACCGGCATGTTCGTGCTCGTGCTCGTCGGGGTCGTCCTCATGGCGGTCACCGGGTGGCTGTGCACCCACCAGCGGTTCGTCGACGACGAGGTCCCGGGCCGGACGTCAGCCCGGCGGTGCGGCGAGGAGGTCGTCGAGGTCGCCGGCGCCGAGGCGCCGGTCGTCGCCCACCTCAGGACGGACGACGCGTCTCCGCCCGGGTGA